A single region of the Deinococcus sp. Leaf326 genome encodes:
- a CDS encoding phage tail protein produces MDSFIGEVRLAGFGFPPKGWALCNGQLLPINQNQALFSILGTTYGGNGQTTFALPNFQTRVPLGMGAASGGPSYSLDQTGGETAHILTTPEMPLHSHTLTGSTAAAAALGPANNLLAAPATGDVYGTGTDVSLSSTSITSAGGNQAHENMPPYLVINYIIALIGIYPSRS; encoded by the coding sequence ATGGACTCATTTATTGGAGAAGTTCGTCTGGCTGGCTTCGGATTCCCCCCCAAAGGCTGGGCGCTGTGTAACGGACAATTGCTGCCCATCAATCAGAATCAGGCGCTGTTCTCCATTCTAGGGACGACCTACGGTGGAAATGGGCAAACCACGTTCGCCCTTCCCAACTTTCAGACCCGTGTCCCATTGGGGATGGGCGCGGCATCAGGTGGACCGTCCTACTCTCTGGACCAAACGGGGGGAGAGACAGCTCACATCCTGACCACGCCGGAGATGCCACTCCACAGCCACACCCTGACGGGTAGCACTGCGGCAGCTGCAGCCCTTGGGCCGGCGAACAATCTCCTGGCGGCGCCTGCGACAGGAGACGTGTACGGTACGGGCACCGACGTCTCACTCTCTTCGACGAGCATCACGTCCGCAGGGGGAAATCAGGCGCACGAGAATATGCCGCCCTACCTCGTCATCAACTACATCATCGCGCTGATCGGCATCTACCCTTCGAGGTCCTGA